The following is a genomic window from Staphylococcus saccharolyticus.
CATTCAGTCATACCAGGTACTGAAATTTTAAAATGTGTACGGCGTTTATTTTTTCTTGTTTTAGACGTTCTTCTTTTTGGTACTGCCATGATTAATCCTCCTTAGAATAGACACTTAATTCAAAATGTCAGTTCAATTAATAACTATTATACCATTAATCAAACTGCTATTGCTCTTTATCGTATAATTGTTGTAATTTCTGAAGCCTTGGATCAACTTTTTTATGTTCAGAATCTTGTTCTTGTTGAGCTTCAGCCAATTGATCTTCGTCAATGACTTCCCAACCATTACCTTCTGTTAACATTTGATCACTATGTTCAGAATAGGCACGCATAGGCTTTTCAATAATTACAAGCTCTTCAGCAATGTCCTTAATATTAATCATACCGTCTGTGACGCGATGATAATGCTCATCATCTTGATCGTCATCATCGTTATAATCATCATAGCCTTCTAAATCAAATACTTCTGAAGTCGTCACATCAAGTGGCACATTTACCGGTTCTAATGTACGTGCACAAGGCATGGTATACATACCGGTCACATGCATATCTGCGATAACTTCATTAGATTTAACAGTTAATTGGCCTTCAACATTTATTTCTGAGAGATCAATTAAATCTAATGATTCTTTTAAATGTTCAAAATTCACCTTTTGATTAAACTCAAATAGCTTACCTTGATACTTTCTTAACTGTGTTATTGACCATTTCATATGGCTTCACCTCTAACAAGCACAAATTTTATTTTAACTTTCTCAACAAAAGATGTCAAGATTTTTTCTTAACATACCTAGTTCTGTTACACTATTAATGATGAATATCGAAAGGAAGAAATGCAAATGAAAAGTGTTGGGCTTATAACTGAATACAATCCTTTCCACAATGGACATTTACATCATGCTAAAGCATCTCAACAACATTCCAATTCAACTGTAACAATTGCAATAATGAGTGGCAACTTTGTGATGCGTGGCGAACCTGCTATTTACCATAAATTCAAACGCACTGAGATGGCTTTATCGGCTGTAGATTTAGTTGTTGAGCTCCCTTTGATAGCTAG
Proteins encoded in this region:
- a CDS encoding YceD family protein codes for the protein MKWSITQLRKYQGKLFEFNQKVNFEHLKESLDLIDLSEINVEGQLTVKSNEVIADMHVTGMYTMPCARTLEPVNVPLDVTTSEVFDLEGYDDYNDDDDQDDEHYHRVTDGMINIKDIAEELVIIEKPMRAYSEHSDQMLTEGNGWEVIDEDQLAEAQQEQDSEHKKVDPRLQKLQQLYDKEQ
- the rpmF gene encoding 50S ribosomal protein L32 produces the protein MAVPKRRTSKTRKNKRRTHFKISVPGMTECPNCGEYKLSHRVCKNCGSYNGEEVVSK